One Endozoicomonas gorgoniicola DNA window includes the following coding sequences:
- a CDS encoding IS1182 family transposase produces MSPPPKFKDSPVEFDQHLLFPTNIFDLLPKDHDCYIYETIFQNIDTSEVEKQYHHLGQHAYPPKLIVGILIYAYSHGVFSSREIEKRCRQDLAFMYISQMNCPNFRVLGDFRKNNLSFFHDCFKQSVKLAMELKLASLGHISLDGSKFKANSSKHKAMSYGRLKAKEAELSAEVDELIKKASQCDQEEDDAYKETNGYSIPEDLQFKEERLKKIKAAKKALEEREKALNPDEPIDDKKQISFADHDARVMSKKGYCEYSYNAQINVDADHQIIVGQHISQRANDVQEVEPALQALSESTDGAAVDKWSMDNGYFSGPNLHTLDKHGIDGYIATDKEEKPAVTNLENTDRKFVKADFTYNIEADVFICPAGEKLVTNPASKAKRKGYRANKEVCRECAYRSRCSGSKKSAGKVIRTDKFETARQAMNKKMETSEAKAVYERRKVIAEPPFGQIKNSGFRSFSLRGKEKVEAEFSLVCTVHNFKKIVKKALTGSLRLEDLKKVEKAA; encoded by the coding sequence ATGTCGCCACCACCAAAATTCAAGGATAGCCCTGTTGAGTTCGACCAGCACCTGCTGTTTCCAACCAACATCTTTGATCTTCTTCCCAAAGATCATGACTGCTACATCTATGAGACCATCTTCCAGAACATTGATACCTCGGAAGTTGAAAAGCAGTACCATCACCTTGGACAGCATGCCTACCCACCCAAGCTGATCGTAGGTATCCTGATCTACGCCTACAGTCATGGTGTATTCAGCTCCCGTGAAATAGAAAAACGGTGTCGGCAGGACTTGGCATTCATGTACATCTCTCAGATGAATTGCCCAAACTTTCGGGTCCTGGGGGACTTCCGCAAAAACAACCTGTCGTTTTTTCATGACTGTTTCAAACAGTCCGTCAAGCTGGCGATGGAGCTGAAACTGGCATCGCTTGGGCATATCAGCCTGGATGGTTCGAAATTCAAAGCCAACAGTTCAAAGCATAAGGCCATGAGCTACGGCCGGCTTAAAGCCAAAGAGGCAGAACTCAGCGCTGAGGTTGATGAACTGATCAAAAAAGCCAGCCAGTGCGATCAGGAAGAAGACGACGCCTACAAAGAAACCAATGGCTACAGTATTCCTGAAGACCTCCAGTTTAAAGAAGAACGGCTGAAGAAAATTAAGGCTGCCAAAAAAGCACTGGAAGAGCGTGAGAAAGCCCTCAATCCGGACGAGCCAATAGACGACAAGAAACAGATTAGCTTTGCAGACCATGATGCCCGGGTGATGAGCAAGAAAGGGTACTGCGAATACAGCTACAATGCCCAAATTAATGTAGATGCGGATCACCAGATCATTGTTGGCCAACACATCAGCCAGCGCGCCAACGACGTACAGGAAGTAGAACCTGCTCTTCAGGCTTTGTCAGAATCTACCGATGGCGCAGCTGTGGATAAATGGAGTATGGACAACGGCTATTTTTCAGGGCCAAATCTGCACACCTTGGATAAACACGGAATAGACGGTTATATCGCTACTGATAAGGAAGAAAAACCGGCTGTCACGAACCTTGAAAATACTGATCGAAAATTTGTCAAAGCGGATTTTACATACAATATTGAAGCTGACGTCTTCATCTGTCCGGCTGGGGAAAAATTGGTTACCAATCCAGCCAGTAAAGCTAAGAGGAAAGGCTACCGGGCAAACAAGGAAGTATGCCGAGAGTGCGCTTACCGCTCCAGATGCAGTGGCTCCAAGAAAAGTGCAGGCAAGGTAATTCGCACAGACAAGTTTGAAACTGCACGACAAGCCATGAATAAAAAAATGGAAACAAGCGAAGCGAAAGCGGTATACGAACGTCGCAAAGTAATAGCGGAACCGCCGTTTGGTCAGATAAAAAACTCTGGATTCAGGAGTTTCAGTCTGCGCGGGAAAGAGAAAGTGGAAGCAGAGTTTTCACTGGTATGCACAGTGCATAATTTCAAAAAAATTGTGAAGAAAGCTTTAACGGGGTCACTCCGTCTTGAGGATTTAAAAAAGGTTGAAAAAGCGGCATAA
- a CDS encoding IS4 family transposase yields MEEVSSLAEKLKAHLPLHQARINFISQFVLSLIRARSTNLYRVAEEFQSEADAESSYRRIKRFFAGYEYSYEQLGEFILSCLDMDRYTLCMDRTNWKHGSKDVNYLVVSISWQGNSIPIVWECLDKRGGNSNTDERIALIERVLKIIPAEKIDNLLADREFIGHDWFEWLRQKKILCRLRIKGDVAVEHDNRKTTAGKLCRSVKFNQTVTWHTRKKVAGVPLYIAAHRTLKGLLIVVATEKPDGMIEDYYKRWDIETLFGCLKSRGFDMESTHMTKHDRMDKLMGLLAIAFAWCLLVGHWHYGEANQLPLNKHNRPAKSLFRLGLDMLRRVLKNKCAKNDQIAFQELLNVLSRT; encoded by the coding sequence ATGGAAGAAGTCAGCTCATTAGCCGAGAAGCTTAAGGCTCATTTACCCCTGCATCAAGCCCGAATCAACTTCATCTCACAATTTGTTCTATCTTTGATACGCGCCCGTTCTACTAATCTCTACCGAGTAGCCGAAGAGTTCCAGTCTGAAGCCGATGCCGAATCCAGTTATCGACGCATCAAACGGTTCTTTGCTGGTTACGAATACAGCTATGAGCAGTTGGGGGAATTTATCCTGAGCTGCCTCGATATGGATCGCTATACGCTATGCATGGACAGAACCAATTGGAAGCATGGCTCTAAGGATGTGAACTATCTGGTGGTCTCTATTTCCTGGCAAGGAAACTCTATACCCATTGTCTGGGAGTGTCTGGACAAACGTGGTGGCAACTCCAATACAGATGAACGCATTGCCTTGATAGAGCGGGTTTTGAAGATTATTCCGGCGGAAAAAATTGACAACCTTCTGGCTGATCGTGAGTTCATAGGTCATGACTGGTTTGAGTGGTTGCGACAGAAGAAAATATTGTGTCGCCTCCGTATAAAAGGTGATGTCGCAGTAGAGCATGACAATCGCAAAACCACAGCGGGGAAGCTTTGCCGTAGTGTGAAGTTTAATCAAACCGTCACTTGGCATACCAGAAAAAAAGTGGCGGGAGTACCGCTTTACATTGCTGCGCACCGCACCTTGAAAGGGTTGCTCATAGTTGTGGCTACTGAAAAGCCGGACGGCATGATCGAGGACTATTACAAACGCTGGGATATAGAAACGCTGTTTGGTTGTTTGAAAAGTCGTGGGTTCGATATGGAGTCTACACATATGACGAAGCACGACCGCATGGACAAACTTATGGGACTCCTCGCCATTGCGTTCGCGTGGTGTCTGCTTGTGGGGCACTGGCATTACGGTGAGGCTAATCAGCTCCCACTGAATAAACATAACAGACCAGCAAAAAGTCTGTTCAGACTGGGGCTTGACATGCTCAGACGAGTACTTAAAAACAAATGCGCAAAAAATGATCAGATTGCATTTCAGGAGCTGTTAAATGTTTTGTCCCGTACATAG